From one Balneolaceae bacterium genomic stretch:
- the fucP gene encoding L-fucose:H+ symporter permease: MNIKPENMRSSVVDRKYLIPFILVTSMFFMWGLANNMTDTLLAAFKRIMSMTDFQTSWIQVAFYGSYFCLALPAAIFIRKFTYKSGILLGLGFFILGALLFYPASQTMVYGHFLTALFILAGGLSVLETTANPYILAMGSEENSVQRLNLAQAFNPIGSITGVILSKFFILEHLNTADATTRAGLSPEELTIMQQQELSAVMGPYVGVALLLLVIWIIIATIKMPSFSNLEESLNIRDSLKNLLSNSNYKWGVVAQFFYVGAQIGVWSYTIRYVMAELSLDESGASNYYLAALILFTVMRFAFTGLLKRFRGSILLIWSAFVAVVFLLLVIFVGGFAGVLALVGISGCMSLMFPTIFGLASKGLGRDRKIAGSGLIMAILGGAVLTAIQGQVSDITGSIHLSFFIPLICFLVVAYFGFSNRKMTIA, encoded by the coding sequence ATGAACATTAAACCAGAAAACATGCGAAGCTCTGTTGTTGATAGAAAATATCTGATTCCCTTCATCCTTGTTACCAGCATGTTTTTTATGTGGGGACTGGCCAATAATATGACGGATACGCTCCTGGCCGCGTTCAAACGGATCATGAGCATGACGGACTTCCAAACCTCATGGATTCAGGTGGCATTTTACGGGTCCTATTTCTGTCTTGCTCTGCCAGCAGCAATTTTTATCAGAAAGTTCACGTATAAATCTGGTATTCTTCTTGGTTTAGGTTTCTTCATCCTTGGAGCGCTATTATTCTATCCCGCCAGCCAAACAATGGTTTACGGTCATTTTTTGACTGCCCTTTTTATTCTCGCCGGTGGATTATCCGTTCTGGAAACAACAGCCAATCCTTATATCCTGGCAATGGGTTCTGAAGAAAACAGTGTTCAACGGCTTAATCTGGCTCAGGCGTTTAATCCAATCGGTTCAATCACCGGGGTAATTTTGAGTAAGTTTTTTATTCTTGAACACCTGAACACCGCTGATGCCACAACCCGGGCCGGACTCAGCCCGGAAGAGCTTACAATCATGCAGCAACAAGAACTTTCGGCTGTGATGGGTCCCTATGTTGGAGTAGCTCTTTTACTGCTTGTTATTTGGATCATCATTGCAACGATCAAAATGCCTTCATTTTCAAATCTTGAGGAGAGCCTCAATATTAGAGATTCCCTGAAAAATCTTTTATCCAATTCAAACTATAAATGGGGAGTTGTTGCTCAGTTTTTCTATGTGGGTGCACAGATTGGAGTTTGGTCGTATACTATTCGTTACGTGATGGCCGAGCTTAGCCTGGATGAAAGCGGGGCTTCCAACTACTACCTGGCTGCTTTGATTCTTTTCACGGTCATGCGGTTTGCATTTACGGGATTGCTCAAACGTTTCCGCGGCTCCATACTCTTGATCTGGAGTGCATTTGTAGCTGTAGTTTTTCTCCTTCTGGTTATCTTTGTGGGAGGATTTGCAGGCGTACTTGCTTTGGTTGGAATCTCCGGATGTATGTCACTCATGTTCCCAACCATCTTTGGTCTGGCTTCTAAGGGACTCGGTCGAGATCGCAAAATTGCGGGTTCCGGTTTGATTATGGCAATACTCGGCGGTGCTGTTTTAACCGCTATCCAGGGACAGGTGTCTGATATCACAGGCAGCATTCACCTCTCCTTCTTCATCCCGCTGATCTGCTTCCTGGTGGTTGCCTATTTCGGGTTCAGTAATCGAAAAATGACAATTGCTTAA
- a CDS encoding L-rhamnose mutarotase, with protein MKRFCFALDLKDDPDLIKKYIEHHENVWPEVLESITDAGILDMEIYNVANRLFMIMETEDNFDAEAKAEADRKNSKVQEWETLMDNYQKRLPFAKEGQKWVPMDRIFSLSEASGKRT; from the coding sequence ATGAAACGTTTCTGTTTTGCTCTTGATCTGAAAGATGATCCCGATCTCATCAAAAAATATATTGAACATCATGAGAATGTTTGGCCGGAAGTATTAGAGAGCATTACCGATGCCGGGATTCTTGATATGGAGATTTATAATGTTGCCAACCGGCTTTTTATGATTATGGAGACCGAAGATAATTTTGATGCTGAAGCGAAGGCTGAGGCAGATCGTAAGAATTCTAAAGTACAGGAGTGGGAAACGCTGATGGACAACTATCAAAAGCGCCTCCCGTTTGCCAAAGAAGGTCAGAAGTGGGTTCCGATGGACCGGATTTTTTCGCTGAGTGAAGCTTCTGGAAAGAGAACCTGA
- a CDS encoding short chain dehydrogenase, with amino-acid sequence MKIIIAGATGTIGSKVTDDLESDHEVIKVGSSSGDIHADITDSDSIEDLFKEVGSFDALVSATGAGHFGPIRDMTEEDFRVGLNSKLMGQVNLVLKGQNYINPNGSFTLVSGILSEDPVYASSNLAAVNGAINSFVKAAARELENGVRINAVSPGVVEDSPEFFDAFPGHKPVSMENVVRGYRKSILGKITGEVVKVY; translated from the coding sequence ATGAAAATAATTATAGCGGGCGCAACAGGAACCATCGGCAGCAAAGTAACGGATGATCTTGAAAGCGATCATGAAGTGATAAAAGTTGGATCCAGCAGTGGAGATATCCATGCAGATATTACTGATTCTGATTCAATTGAAGATCTTTTTAAAGAAGTTGGTTCTTTTGATGCTCTCGTCAGCGCAACCGGAGCCGGACATTTTGGTCCGATACGGGATATGACCGAAGAGGATTTCAGGGTTGGGTTAAACAGCAAATTAATGGGACAGGTTAATCTCGTTTTGAAAGGCCAAAACTACATAAATCCCAACGGTTCATTTACATTGGTTTCCGGAATTTTGTCGGAAGATCCCGTGTACGCATCCAGCAACCTGGCGGCTGTAAATGGAGCGATCAACAGTTTTGTAAAAGCAGCAGCCAGAGAGTTGGAGAACGGTGTGCGAATAAACGCCGTAAGTCCTGGTGTTGTGGAAGATTCTCCCGAATTTTTTGATGCATTTCCGGGTCATAAACCAGTTTCTATGGAGAATGTAGTGCGAGGTTATCGCAAGAGTATTCTTGGAAAGATTACTGGTGAAGTGGTGAAAGTTTATTAA
- a CDS encoding NADP-dependent oxidoreductase produces the protein MKAAYIDETGTLDSIKIGDVEPPELKEGEVLVRVKAAGVNPVDAAIVQGYMEGRLPHQFPMIPGWDLSGVIEERGHGARRFDTGDEVYGYARRPTVQWGTFAEHVVIPESYLAKNPKSVSHKEAGAIPLVGLTAYQSLYDAGNLQEGQTVLILGASGGVGTFAIQLAKARGATVIGIASEKNHDYMKELGADETITYEDTDISEAVLDATPGGVDLIFDCSRGDALQRSLKTLKNGGKLVSITKSNPDIDSNIDHEYVFVEPNSKQLDHLRELVDDDKISVPVSKTFSLDQAAEALKQIQTLHTKGKIVIEP, from the coding sequence ATGAAAGCAGCTTATATAGATGAAACCGGAACTCTCGATTCAATAAAAATTGGAGATGTTGAACCTCCCGAATTAAAAGAAGGGGAGGTACTTGTTCGTGTGAAAGCTGCCGGAGTGAACCCGGTGGACGCAGCAATTGTACAGGGCTACATGGAGGGACGATTACCTCATCAGTTTCCGATGATTCCGGGCTGGGACCTCTCCGGTGTGATTGAGGAGAGAGGACATGGAGCCCGGCGTTTCGATACCGGAGATGAGGTGTATGGTTACGCCCGTCGTCCAACTGTTCAGTGGGGAACCTTTGCAGAGCATGTAGTAATCCCTGAAAGTTATCTTGCCAAAAACCCCAAAAGTGTTTCACATAAAGAAGCCGGGGCGATTCCACTGGTGGGCTTAACGGCGTATCAATCGTTGTATGATGCAGGGAATTTGCAGGAAGGCCAAACCGTCCTGATTCTCGGTGCTTCCGGCGGAGTCGGGACATTTGCCATCCAACTTGCAAAGGCCCGCGGAGCTACTGTTATTGGCATTGCCAGTGAGAAAAATCACGATTATATGAAAGAGTTAGGGGCTGATGAAACGATCACTTATGAGGATACTGACATTTCAGAGGCAGTTCTTGATGCTACACCGGGCGGAGTGGATCTGATTTTTGATTGCAGTCGTGGTGATGCCCTCCAGAGAAGTTTAAAAACTCTTAAAAATGGCGGGAAACTGGTTTCTATTACAAAAAGTAACCCCGATATCGATTCAAATATCGATCATGAATATGTGTTTGTGGAACCGAACTCCAAACAACTGGATCATCTGAGAGAGTTGGTAGATGATGATAAAATTTCAGTTCCGGTTTCAAAGACCTTTTCGCTCGATCAGGCTGCTGAGGCCCTTAAGCAGATTCAAACACTTCATACAAAGGGTAAGATTGTAATCGAGCCTTAA
- a CDS encoding aldo/keto reductase: MKYRTLGNSGLTVSEVGLGTMQFGEAMQMGGLGQKETNEMVQFALDHGINFIDTANVYSLGESEKLLGNALKGIREDLVLATKFRLPMDEHLIHSGATRGNIMHSVEKSLQRLQTDYIDLYQVHSWDPYTPLEETLRAFDDLVKQGKVRYIGLSNYMAWQAATALGIQEKEGLEKYVTAQMYYSLVGRDLENEFMSFAKYNNIGILVWSPLAGGFLSGKYDRDNPPPEGTRFAEAGQFVPFDVDKGFEIVDVLKKVANRHGVSPARASLAWTLSRENISSVLIAARNLDHLEDNIKAVDLDLSDEDLKELNEVSDPGVPYPRWMVLQQAMAEDPRAKALEPEKFKDGAPWDDLRFKKMPLEGDTD; encoded by the coding sequence ATGAAATACCGAACATTGGGAAATAGCGGACTAACAGTAAGTGAAGTAGGATTGGGAACCATGCAGTTTGGAGAAGCGATGCAGATGGGTGGCCTGGGCCAGAAAGAAACAAATGAAATGGTACAGTTTGCGCTCGATCATGGAATTAATTTTATAGATACAGCGAATGTTTACAGCCTTGGGGAGAGTGAAAAACTGCTCGGAAACGCCCTGAAAGGCATTCGTGAAGATCTGGTTTTAGCTACAAAATTCCGGCTGCCGATGGATGAGCATCTCATACATAGTGGAGCGACGAGAGGGAATATTATGCATTCGGTGGAAAAAAGCTTGCAAAGACTGCAGACAGACTATATAGATCTGTACCAGGTGCACAGCTGGGATCCATACACTCCCCTCGAAGAAACATTACGGGCGTTTGATGATCTTGTTAAACAGGGAAAAGTCCGGTATATCGGGTTGAGTAATTACATGGCTTGGCAGGCAGCTACTGCACTTGGTATCCAGGAGAAAGAGGGGCTTGAAAAATATGTGACTGCCCAGATGTACTACAGTCTTGTGGGGCGGGACCTTGAAAACGAATTCATGTCGTTCGCGAAATATAATAATATAGGTATTCTTGTCTGGAGTCCGCTGGCTGGCGGTTTTCTCAGCGGTAAATACGACCGTGACAATCCGCCACCGGAGGGAACCCGTTTTGCCGAAGCCGGTCAGTTTGTTCCGTTTGATGTGGATAAAGGATTTGAAATTGTAGATGTGCTTAAGAAAGTGGCGAACCGTCATGGAGTAAGTCCGGCTCGTGCATCACTGGCATGGACGCTCTCCCGGGAAAACATCAGCAGTGTATTGATTGCTGCACGTAATCTGGATCACCTGGAAGACAACATCAAGGCGGTGGATCTGGATCTGAGCGACGAAGATTTGAAAGAGCTGAATGAGGTCTCCGATCCGGGCGTTCCCTATCCGCGCTGGATGGTTTTACAACAGGCGATGGCTGAAGATCCGAGAGCCAAAGCTCTTGAGCCGGAGAAATTTAAAGATGGCGCCCCATGGGATGATCTGCGGTTTAAGAAAATGCCGCTGGAAGGGGACACAGATTAA
- a CDS encoding methyltransferase domain-containing protein, with product MNTKKNNIHFKRQELIADSQHPIRKPLTEFLKAGFFISVFLMFFIPVSNAQNLDVPYVPTPSDVVEVMLDLADVGPGDYVIDLGSGDGRIVIAAAKRGAVGHGIDLNPTRVREARENAESEGVSDRVIFREADIFETDFSQASVITMYLLSSVNVKLRPYLLDKLSPGTRVVSHSFDMDEWQPDKAERYANRDIYYWVIPADVDGNWQWETAGQSFSMQINQTYQEVDITLRAGDLELTTEEATLSGKRLTLIAHDEISNTRYIFSGSVEDHSVRGYAQIHNEELNRIDRWSATLDEE from the coding sequence ATGAACACAAAAAAGAATAACATTCATTTTAAAAGACAAGAGCTTATCGCAGATTCACAGCACCCTATCAGAAAGCCGCTCACCGAATTTTTAAAAGCTGGTTTTTTTATTTCAGTTTTTCTGATGTTTTTTATTCCTGTTTCAAATGCCCAGAACCTGGATGTTCCTTACGTGCCAACACCCAGTGATGTGGTTGAAGTTATGCTCGACCTGGCTGACGTAGGACCCGGTGATTATGTGATTGATCTCGGATCGGGAGACGGACGAATTGTAATAGCTGCTGCAAAAAGAGGCGCCGTTGGCCACGGCATCGATCTAAATCCTACCCGGGTGAGGGAAGCCAGGGAAAATGCTGAATCTGAGGGAGTTTCAGACCGGGTTATCTTCAGGGAAGCAGACATTTTTGAAACGGATTTCAGCCAGGCATCTGTCATTACCATGTATCTTCTCAGTTCTGTAAATGTAAAATTACGGCCATATCTTCTTGACAAACTCAGCCCGGGCACTCGTGTGGTTTCACATAGTTTTGATATGGACGAGTGGCAGCCTGATAAAGCTGAACGATACGCTAATCGCGATATCTATTATTGGGTAATCCCTGCTGATGTTGACGGAAATTGGCAATGGGAAACCGCCGGCCAATCGTTTTCCATGCAGATCAATCAAACCTACCAGGAGGTTGATATTACCTTGAGAGCAGGAGATTTAGAGTTAACTACTGAAGAGGCTACCCTCAGCGGAAAACGATTGACACTGATTGCTCATGATGAAATCAGCAACACCCGTTACATCTTCAGCGGCTCCGTTGAGGATCATTCTGTCCGGGGATATGCACAGATTCACAATGAAGAATTAAACCGTATTGATCGGTGGTCAGCTACATTGGATGAAGAATGA